In Scophthalmus maximus strain ysfricsl-2021 chromosome 5, ASM2237912v1, whole genome shotgun sequence, the sequence ACTGCTCTGCACAGGCTCCCCCCACAGGTGTTACAGTCAACTGTGCTTCCGCATTAAGGGGAAGAAGAACAGCGTTTCCCTCTCGGAGCTACAGTCGCATCGGAACAGTAGGTTAAACTCGTGCAAGACCAAAAAACGAAGCGTCCGACGAGCTGTTTGTAACACTTTTGTCGGACAGACAGCGGACACTTCGCTGGCTAAGGAGGAATACGAGGAATCACACAGGGATTTAGGATCATTTGGGATAAACCCCCACTCGCACACACTACACCGAATCACTTCTGGTTCTGTTTTGCACTAGGAGGGCGGCGAACTGCTGTGCGCTCCGCTCTGTTACTGTTTTGATAGAAACCAATGATTAGGGTCCAAGCTCAAccaagtctcacacacacacacacacacacacacacacacacacacacacacacacacacacacacacacacacacacacacacacacacacacacacacacacacacacacacacacacacacacacacacacacacacacacacacacacacacacacacacacacacacacacacctttccacTGCAGCCCGAGAAATACTCAACACACTCTCTTTGTACAGGGTCTTTTGAGAGTCCTCACAATAAccctgctttaaaaaaacaaaaaacagggcTGCTAAGGAACGAGTGCCCACCTCTTGTGCTGtggacacaaatacacagacgcGCACACCTCTTTGCGGGCACTCGAGTCTGATGTGTGCCTGAGGTGCGAGTGTGTCCATGtggttaaaatgtgtgtgtttgtccatttgTGCGGGGGGTTTTCTGGGTGGACTGAGGGTGTCTGCCCCCCCGTAGCTGAGGTTATACACTGCTGTCCTCCAGCAGAGGCTCCTTGCCCTCTGCCCCACTGCCCTGGGGGCTATGGGAGTGACTCTGTGCGCCGTTGCTGTGCTTCTTGTAGGCGCCGGACCTCACGCCGGGCCCCGTGTGCTCTGGGATAAACAGGGCGACCAGCAGGGACAGCAGCACTGAGCATGCGCcgaagaggaagggaggaccTGGGATGATGGCACTCTGCAGAGGGGGACATGAACATAATTAGTTGAAGAGCAGTCATCATACGTGCAACATATTCTTTGTATTCTGCAACTGACTTAAAATGCCATTATGCATTAATGCTCACCTCATCAGTGGGGTTGGCCATGTTGAGTTTGGCACCTTTCTCAGAGCTGTCCGTGTCAGTCAGCTCCACGTGGAACAAGTAGAAGACAAAACCATACAGAGCAGGGCCCAAACCATTACAGAGGCCTCGGATTCCTGTTATCATCCCCTGGACGACGCCtacagacatacacatacaaacaccgTCAGGAAAATGACCAATTACAGAATTACTGTCATCTGTCAgccaaataaatacacaagaaCGTATCTTCTTTTGGCATATACAAGGCAAAGATGTTACTggttaccaaaaaaaaaggtgtttggaaaacatttttatactCAATTTGAGATGCTGAACAAGTGTGGTTTAGGTATCACATCGGCAGTGAGTTCCAGCCCAACAAATGTATTCCAACAGCAGTTCAGACACTCACCTTGTTGGTCTGGGTCTGCGTTACGGGACACGATGGCGCTGATTGCAGGGAAGGTGATGCTGGACATGGCTGCAACAGCTCCAGCTGCCCACATCATCCTACAACAAGTTTGTtaaggatgaaaacaaaatgttatccAACTTCTCAAACATGCAACTTATAAATACGATTGAGGTAGAGGTTGTTAAGTCCATAGGAGCaggcacacacgcgcacgcgcacgcacacgcacacgcacacacccccGAGTGACATTCCTGTCGGGTTGTCACATTCACCGACCATGACCTGCTTCGTCAAGTTTAATTGTCTAACCTGACTTCATTAAGCCTCTCTGGCAGAAAGCCTCCTCTAATTAAAATACCTGTCAGTGATGTTACATAGCTTGTTAACATGCACTAACATGTGTTTATAGtgcatgaagaaaataaatatcacatgaaagaaaacatgctACAAAGACTGGGACCGTGGACTTCAGCCTCGTGACCAAAATAAGTATCTTTTTCCGcaccaccattttttttcactgaagtTTCGAAACCAAGAAAAAATATCCCAgcaaaaataatagtaatacagtaataaattaattaatataaaattcacataaaaaaaactttgacttTGCCCtccaggaaaaaacaacaagagaaacCGTTGACGCTGTTATGATATCACTTCAGGAGAAGTGGCACTGTAAGGTTAAATAtagtagaaaaaacaaaaacaaaaaacaacaacatatacattttgttGGTGCTCATatgaattcaattcatttttttctaagttACAACACTATTTCTGCCTTTTAAAAGTCTCAGTTATAGGTTTACAGTAGCACggctgccctctagtggtttATCAGggcataacaacaacaacaactaattcTAGTGCAAAACTGTATTGAAAGAGTAAAAACTGTCAATTGAACACAATTGGAAATCTATTGGAAATTAGTGAGAGTTGGGGCCTGAATCACACAGggataaatattgtaaaaaagaaataaatatatatatatatatatatatatatatatatatatatatgtgtttttttttttttaaacaatgactATTTAAAAATTCCAATCAGTTATATTGTTATgtaaagaggtgtgtgtgtgcgcgcgtgtgctgGAAGCGAGCTATCGGAGTCACTGACCAGGGCTGAGATCCGAAGCCGTACCACGCCAGCTGGAGGATCTGGAATCCGAGGCCGAGCAGGATCGTGTTCTTGTTCCCTATCGAACGCATCAGGATCCCCAACACCAACgtctgagaaacacacacagcacacaggtTGTATGACAAAGATCCAAAAGGAGATATTAATAGTTATGTAGcaaattgtttaatttcatttattgtcACTGTGGATGTAGAGCTAAAATAAATAGTTGATAGTGTTGATTAACACAACATTTACTAAAATCATTTATCGGTTTCACTAGTTGCTTGCCGTACGCACAATATCCATCTCATGTCTGTCGTGGAAGAGAGATCCCTCCTATTAGGAAActtcatgattttttaaaatcaaaattttttctctttatcaAACCCAAATAGGATGTTTTGCAGTACCTGAGCGAGTATCGAGAGGATCCCCACGACGGCGATGAAGGCAGCCACCGTCTCTGATGAGAAGCTTATGACCTGAGGGTGAGAGAGCGTTGAGATAGCACAGGTTAGGACACGATTGTTCACTGGAAGACAAGCACAGGTACAAACAAGATGCCGCTATCACGTTTTCACTCCCTCTTTTGCAGCGTTTTGTGAACACGCTGCATTTTACAATCACAAGAAGGCCTTAACTGCTTGTCCCCCTCCCGCACCTTCAACACAGACAGGAGCGGGGGTGGGACAGCTTGTGTGAAGCGTgtataaaatatgacaaatgaatATGGGGAGATGTACGATGAGGCAATTTGGCAAAAAGAGCACCATTAGGGCGTGGTGAGATACTTTAGCTCCAACACGCCAGAGgaattttgctgttttttccaaGATGGTAGAAATTAGGTCTAAGacctctgtgtcagtgtgtgtgtgtgtgtgtgtgtgtcagacttgCCCGACTGGTTCAACTGACATTGTTTACACAAACCAAACAGTCTTCAGTTCAAGcagtttggggaaaaaaggaggttATCACACCGCGTCATTGGTGGCATCTCATGTCCAGTTGCTTCCCGTGTATAAACAAGTATCTGTAGCTGTCACTGTCTGGCTACTTATTTTAAGGCACTGCACTTCCTGTGGTAGACACTTATTGAATTTGCTCTACTTTTTTTCCAAGCGCTGAAACAGGTCACTCAGCAAACCTGCTGATTCAAATCGTAAAGCAATgtcagtgaaagtgtgtgttcgGCAAATTTCCCCAAGTTGTACCGAGGTTCGACCGCAAGCTTTCCAATAGcaatttcagctttttattAGGAACATAAATGCCTGAGGCATAAAGTTGTCACATACAACAGCCACACATTAACCCCCGAACTCCTTAAGGAACCACAAACCTTAAATGTCCAagattccccccaaaaaatcacaaGAATTCTCTATCTGTTTTAAACTCCACCATCCCCAAATACCATTCACATGTGGTAACAATTGAACTCGTTGTGTAAATAATGGTTGTGTGTGCAATCAAGTCATTTCAGGAGGCCCTTCTGGTTTGAAGtgtgagcggggggggggtggacacGACGACAGAGCGTTACCTGTCTGAGATAGAGGAAGAAGCTGGAGTATTGGCCGGCCTCGGGGAGGTAGGAGAGAAACACTGTGATACAGATGAGCAGCACCGTGGAGTCCTGGCCCACTTTACGCAGCGACTGGACGAGAGAAAAGGAAGCAagaatttaaaatatgaacaagATCTGTGGCATTTCCGAAGTTACTGACTTAACTATGCTTCCTAATTCCATGAGGCAGAAGGAACACAGGCATCACCACCAtgattattttaacttttaagccaatggaaattatatttttaacataCATCTACTCTATACTCTGGATAAGCCAGCTAGGGTGGTATGAGGGCAGGCCACCCACCAGGAAAACTTTGGCCGTAAAAGCCCCAAATTGTGTGGCAGAGGGATCAATTTAATGCCACCATTCCATCATATACCGAGATCTTTTCTAAAgccattttcagacatgaactctggaagaTTGGGTCCGggcattttccagagtttgacgTTCACACACGAAGAACAATGCAGaagattgtccaagtcagatgcattcagagcagcaggaaaatttACAGAACATTCAGGTGaagttttttcattaaattttaCGAGGGGCTGGCAgtaaaagttccagaaaatgtctggacttctgtgcatgtctgaacGCAGCTTGAGATTGAGAGACGTGTCCTGCCCATGCACATAACTTGCAGCACCATTAAGTGAGTTCTCAAGGTGAGCCTCATTCCTAAAACTCAGTCAGAGTCAGTCATTTCACAGTGAAGACAATAGCTTCAcctcaaacatgtttttattcaaaccaaaacaaaaacctaatACCCAATATAACATACTGCAATCATCTGGCATTTGGTTGAACTTAACCTGTATATAATGCTTAGTCATAACCAACGTACAATGGTGAATTGAGAGTGTTGTGTTTCTACTCACGGCGAAGGGGTCTGCCTGTTCCCAGGAGATCGGCGCTCCCCACGACGCTGGCCTCATCTTCTCCGGCAGCGACTCTGGCACAGCCACGAGGATGAAGCAGATGTCGAGCAGGGCGATGGCCGTGGCCAGGATCACCACCAAGGTGTCGCCGTAGGCCACGGACAGGTAGGCGCCGATGGCCGGGCTGGTGACCAGGCTGGCTGCGAATGTTGCCGATACCTGGAGGAAGGTATAACAAAATGAActttctttaatgtttttttttcttcatcatcatctgttttGGCCTCTATTGAAAATTGTTACAAATATCGGAATAATTGTTCAACGATATTCATTCTTGACATgttcaacacaaaacaatctcCTTACCAAGCCGTATGCTGTGCTCCTCTCATGCTCCTGCGTGATGTCGGCCACATAGGCAAAGATCACGGAGAAGGTGACGGCAAAGACGCCAGACATGGAGATCACTGCAAAGTACCACCTGAAACACAATCAGCACAAACAAAACGATTTAAACTAAGCCTCTTTAAACTGCAATGTACAAGCGACAGATATTTAAACTGTTGTTTACTTTGCAGTTAAAGCTTCTAATGTCAAGTTATCCATTACAGGTAATAtaagatgttttatttattaatgtaacCTTTTCAAACAATTTCTTTCTACTGTCTGTCAAAAGTATGTAGAAGAAGTACAAATTCACACTGTAAGaagttttactttgtgtttgcacTCACCATGGGCTGATCTTCATCAGTGGAATGGGCGCGCATGTGAAGAAGACTGTTAGCAGCAGGAAAGACTTGCGTCCCCACACATCTGATAAAGCTCCAATCAGCGGAGCACTAAGAAATGATAGTAGGCCCTAGAAGAGAcgtagagagagacagagagatggggggggggacgtgggATAACAGTACGAAGAGTGTTTAAGAGAAGAGAGTATTTGTTGAACAGAGCGCAGTAAATTGATAAGTTGAGTCCACAGGGACACACTGTGTCAACACAGCCAGTTTTGAACATGCCGTTTGGTAGAGAGACCATGAACAAAGCGGGATACTACGTCTGTAGCTACAACTcgttgggggaaaaaacccagtcacacatttaaaaacgtGATTTTACACTGAAAGTACAGTTGTgatcaagacaaaaaacagaatatCGGAAATAATAACAGGATTTCCTCTCCGGCTATCTTTAGACTCCCCTCCCACCCTCAAAAGGTGCTTCAGCTGAGCTCATCTGTGGCCAAGCTGTGGTTGTTGTACAGCGGGGGTCTCAAACTCAACTTAGCTGGGGGCCGCTGGAGGTAAAGTCTGGGTCAGGCTGGGCCGCATCAAGTATTCAACAAATTGCCTGTGCTCGTCGCCAACCTTTCTCTTCACGGCAGGTTTTGGGAGAGACACGACTGGAACTGGGTGATGGCATATATTTTTCGTCCACTTGGTGTCACTCCGGAACTCGGTTCAACCAAGTGACTAACGTTGATACTTCCCCTGGTACTTCcgtagattttaattaaaacctagataccggatgtcgcccggacaagatggcggcgccattcAATTCTACGAAAAGTTGCTCACCATAAGGTACTTCGCAGTTTGTTCCCTTGACAACCGCTGTTGACAACAGCGGAAGCTATCGCGAGACAACGGAAGCTATCGCGAGACAACAGACTATCTATGGTAGCCcataagtgataaaaaaagCGTGGCAAGCGCGGCACGCGCACCGACTCAGCAAAAAATGTGCGTTTGACAACAACGCGCGGGCCGCACTAATACTAAATTTGATGTCAAGTAGGGGGCCACAAAATATCATCCTGCGGGCCTCAATTGGCCCGCGGGCCgcgagtttgagacccctgtTGTACAGCTTTTAGGGGTTAACATGGAACTAAACCAGTGGCAAGCAGGGCTTCGCTAAACAAGAGCACGCAGGCACAGAAAATCTTCCATGGGCAAATAAACTTGCAGCGCTTAAGAAGGATGTTCTCCGACTGTACTACTGAATGTAGTTCTGAAAACACATATAGCACAAGGCAGTATAAAGAaagcaacatactgtatatatatatatatcattgttttttttcttgtgaacaTTTTCTAATTATTCTACAGTAGAGAAAACATTGACATACTGTAGATAGCTATTAGTTGCTATTAAGATGCTGTAGATAAAGAGACtagagaaaacatgttttcccaatttgcatgtttctgttataagataagatcatcagtgtctgcagtatgaaaacacaatcaacaaacacattccatccatcaaatattcatttaCATTGATGACATTCACATATAACGCAATATataactgtatttttttgtattgccgTACGTATGATGTACTGCTGTCTCTTACCTTGACACCATGAATGAGCCCATTCATCAGGAATGTGTGTTGGGGGAATGTTTGGTGTAGAACctggagaacaaacacacagatgacgACACATGAAACCACACAGATCCACACAGACTGCATCACGTTTCAACCTTAGACCTACAGTGGTTTAATGTTCTTCTAGTGTTAAACTAGTGTGACTACACTGAACAAAAGTCTACTGATTTAACACATGACAGAGGGCAGaaagataaacacaaaaaaaccccaaattcGATTTGAAATTTGACAAACCGACAGACAGATAATCATAGATGGGAATTCCTCACGCGAGTGTTCCCACACTGCTGACTCATGATCGCTGCTCTGTCATCCTGTATCGTGATACAAGATGTGGTCGAGGTTTGCGTCGCCTTTTCCACCTCGGAGTTGGTAACACCCGAAACTTAATGCATATTCATTTAGTGGTGAActtgaaatgtgatgaaatagCAATATTTACTATCTGAGCTTGAActtcaaacatattttcagccatGTGATGTTTTCCACAGGAGCTGTGCACACGACCGGTTTTCTGTTCTGGGACAGAAAagttgttgatgttttattaacacCTTGGCAAAACCAGACTGTTTCGGTGTTTACAACACTGCCACATGTTGCCTTGGGTACATGCGTGGTTTTCGTCAGACCGGATGATTGATTACATTGTTTTGTGACACACTCATTTCACTCTGCTTTGCTGGGGAGGGATATTAATTAT encodes:
- the mfsd14a2 gene encoding MFSD14 family MFS transporter isoform X1; protein product: MTGEKKKKKRLNRSILLAKKIIIKDGGSPQGIGEPSVYHAVVVIFLEFFAWGLLTTPMLTVLHQTFPQHTFLMNGLIHGVKGLLSFLSAPLIGALSDVWGRKSFLLLTVFFTCAPIPLMKISPWWYFAVISMSGVFAVTFSVIFAYVADITQEHERSTAYGLVSATFAASLVTSPAIGAYLSVAYGDTLVVILATAIALLDICFILVAVPESLPEKMRPASWGAPISWEQADPFASLRKVGQDSTVLLICITVFLSYLPEAGQYSSFFLYLRQVISFSSETVAAFIAVVGILSILAQTLVLGILMRSIGNKNTILLGLGFQILQLAWYGFGSQPWMMWAAGAVAAMSSITFPAISAIVSRNADPDQQGVVQGMITGIRGLCNGLGPALYGFVFYLFHVELTDTDSSEKGAKLNMANPTDESAIIPGPPFLFGACSVLLSLLVALFIPEHTGPGVRSGAYKKHSNGAQSHSHSPQGSGAEGKEPLLEDSSV
- the mfsd14a2 gene encoding MFSD14 family MFS transporter isoform X2 yields the protein MLTVLHQTFPQHTFLMNGLIHGVKGLLSFLSAPLIGALSDVWGRKSFLLLTVFFTCAPIPLMKISPWWYFAVISMSGVFAVTFSVIFAYVADITQEHERSTAYGLVSATFAASLVTSPAIGAYLSVAYGDTLVVILATAIALLDICFILVAVPESLPEKMRPASWGAPISWEQADPFASLRKVGQDSTVLLICITVFLSYLPEAGQYSSFFLYLRQVISFSSETVAAFIAVVGILSILAQTLVLGILMRSIGNKNTILLGLGFQILQLAWYGFGSQPWMMWAAGAVAAMSSITFPAISAIVSRNADPDQQGVVQGMITGIRGLCNGLGPALYGFVFYLFHVELTDTDSSEKGAKLNMANPTDESAIIPGPPFLFGACSVLLSLLVALFIPEHTGPGVRSGAYKKHSNGAQSHSHSPQGSGAEGKEPLLEDSSV